A genomic region of Antennarius striatus isolate MH-2024 chromosome 2, ASM4005453v1, whole genome shotgun sequence contains the following coding sequences:
- the ptk6b gene encoding protein-tyrosine kinase 6b yields the protein MGECLRTACPCLDALRQRIFGDKNASTDGGDVGGGGGGGGSSLDWRAPGQKERPVESSSVFTALWSFDSRQEDELSFTEGDLFSVINRNGTWWSARRIDRNGRVLDTGVVPSNYLARAETLEMQPWYFGTMNRFQAQSHLLGPGNDDRAFLVRHSEKDNVGYVLSVRSSERVKHFKVLQDHENNYHVEQSQHFSSMMDLVEFYCTNSLNNTPPMGNPCKKIPPNIPVCDKDEWELPKSEFTVEAELGSGYFATVHRGRWKNMIKVAIKILRNDSELNHAEFQREVEILKRLRHRHLISLFAICTASTPFWIITELMEKGNLLGFLRGPEGQNQDFASLIDMGAQVADGMSYLEEKESIHRDLAARNVLVGEDYICKVADFGLARVIKEPFYITDDKKIPYKWTAPEAITHGKFSNKSDVWSFGILLYEIATYGGVPYPAMNNQETHERVTKGYRMPAPDNCPNFLYNIMLKCWSAQPEDRPDFKTLKSQLDNSSYDLE from the exons ATGGGCGAGTGTCTGCGGACAGCTTGTCCGTGTCTAGACGCGCTGCGACAGAGGATCTTTGGAGACAAAAACGCTTCTACCGATGGAGGGGATgtgggcggcggcggcggcggcggcggcagcagccTCGACTGGAGAGCACCGGGTCAGAAGGAGCGCCCGGTGGAGAGCAGCTCCGTCTTCACGGCGCTCTGGTCGTTCGATTCGCGGCAAGAGGACGAGCTTTCGTTCACGGAGGGGGATCTGTTCAGCGTGATCAACCGGAACGGGACCTGGTGGTCCGCGCGGAGGATCGACCGGAACGGGCGCGTCCTGGACACCGGGGTCGTGCCCAGTAACTACCTGGCCCGCGCGGAGACGCTGGAGATGCAGCC GTGGTACTTTGGGACGATGAATCGGTTCCAGGCCCAGAGCCACCTCCTGGGACCGGGAAACGACGACAGAGCCTTCCTCGTCCGGCACAGCGAGAAAGACAACGTTGGATACGTTCTGTCAG TGAGGTCGAGTGAACGGGTGAAACACTTTAAAGTCCTTCAGGACCACGAGAACAACTATCACGTAGAGCAGAGCCAGCACTTCAGCTCCATGATGGACCTGGTGGAGTTCTACTGCACCAACAGCCTCAACAACACCCCCCCGATGGGCAACCCCTGTAAGAAG ATTCCACCCAACATCCCGGTTTGTGACAAGGACGAGTGGGAGCTCCCGAAGTCGGAGTTTACCGTGGAGGCGGAGCTGGGCAGTGGTTACTTCGCCACCGTTCACCGGGGACGCTGGAAAAACATGATCAAAGTGGCCATTAAGATCCTGAGAAACG ACTCCGAGCTGAACCACGCTGAATTTCAGAGGGAAGTGGAGATCCTAAAGAGACTCCGCCATCGCCACCTCATTTCCCTGTTCGCCATTTGCACAGCATCGACGCCCTTCTGGATCATCACGGAGCTGATGGAGAAAGGCAACCTGCTGGGCTTCCTCAGAG GACCGGAGGGGCAAAATCAAGACTTTGCGTCCCTTATTGACATGGGTGCCCAGGTGGCTGATGGGATGTCTtacctggaggagaaggagagcatCCACAGAGATCTAGCAGCTCGAAATGTGTTGGTGGGTGAGGACTACATCTGTAAGGTGGCGGACTTTGGACTGGCAAGGGTGATCAAG GAGCCGTTCTACATAACAGATGATAAGAAGATTCCCTACAAGTGGACTGCTCCTGAGGCCATCACTCATGGAAAGTTCTCCAACAAGTCGGACGTCTGGTCTTTTGGCATCCTACTCTACGAAATCGCCACCTATGGAGGCGTTCCCTACCCAG CTATGAACAACCAGGAAACGCATGAACGGGTTACCAAAGGATACAGGATGCCAGCTCCGGACAATTGCCCCAACTTTCTCTATAACATCATGCTAAAATGTTGGAGCGCCCAGCCAGAAGATCGGCCAGACTTTAAGACCCTGAAGAGCCAGCTGGACAACAGCTCCTATGACCTGGAGTGA